One stretch of Amycolatopsis tolypomycina DNA includes these proteins:
- a CDS encoding TetR/AcrR family transcriptional regulator, whose amino-acid sequence MSDAKREELILRLERLFLDEGFARLTVDDLASRLQCSKSTLYAVAGSKEQLVVVAVRHFFQEAAARVEEKVGPITDPPQRIAEYLAGLGSELRRMSPECYADLLTFEATAELYARHSLAAAHRVRESIQDGVASGAFRAVNADFVGAAVSLLIDGIQHGELLDRSGLSMADAYTELGALVLAALTNQGVQ is encoded by the coding sequence ATGTCCGACGCCAAGCGCGAGGAGCTGATCCTGCGCCTGGAACGGCTTTTCCTGGACGAAGGCTTCGCGCGGCTCACCGTCGACGACCTGGCCAGCAGGCTGCAGTGCTCGAAGTCGACGCTGTACGCGGTGGCCGGCAGCAAGGAACAGCTCGTCGTGGTCGCCGTCCGGCACTTCTTCCAGGAGGCGGCCGCCCGGGTCGAGGAGAAGGTCGGGCCGATCACCGATCCCCCGCAGCGCATCGCCGAATACCTCGCCGGCCTCGGCTCGGAGCTGCGGCGGATGTCGCCGGAGTGCTACGCGGACCTGCTCACCTTCGAGGCGACCGCCGAGCTTTACGCCCGCCATTCGCTCGCCGCCGCGCACCGCGTCCGCGAGTCCATTCAGGACGGTGTCGCCTCCGGCGCGTTCCGCGCGGTCAACGCGGACTTCGTCGGCGCCGCGGTCAGCTTGCTCATCGACGGTATCCAGCACGGCGAGCTGCTCGACCGGTCGGGGCTGTCGATGGCCGACGCGTACACCGAACTCGGGGCGCTGGTGCTCGCCGCGCTGACCAACCAGGGCGTTCAGTAG
- a CDS encoding helix-turn-helix domain-containing protein has protein sequence MNPNATADDRPEIYRALARMRDATGLPITFGGEVGGGRQVKLSQIAGPNTGALRGVRLEYGRGLGGKAVAQRRPVVVDDYVRSPGISHHYDHIIVAEGLHAMVAVPVVVTRTVRGVLYGALRSSMPLGDRVVQSVVEAARELEQSLAVRDEVTRRLAWLDRYDATDCHRPHWELVRAAYAELRILAQDVTDPVLRGRVGTVCETLAAVAGRPGRTGTGPALSARELDVLACAALGWTNHQIAEDLGITTETVKSYLRSAMRKLVARSRMEAVVTARRFGLLP, from the coding sequence GTGAACCCGAACGCCACGGCCGACGACCGCCCGGAGATCTACCGCGCACTCGCCCGGATGCGCGACGCGACCGGCCTGCCGATCACCTTCGGCGGCGAGGTCGGCGGCGGGCGGCAGGTGAAGCTGAGCCAGATCGCGGGCCCGAACACCGGCGCGCTCCGCGGTGTCCGCCTCGAGTACGGGCGCGGGCTCGGCGGGAAGGCGGTGGCGCAGCGGCGGCCGGTCGTCGTCGACGACTACGTGCGCTCGCCCGGGATCAGCCACCACTACGACCACATCATCGTCGCCGAAGGGCTGCACGCGATGGTGGCCGTGCCGGTCGTGGTGACGCGGACCGTGCGCGGCGTGCTCTACGGGGCCCTGCGGAGCTCGATGCCGCTGGGCGACCGGGTGGTCCAGTCCGTCGTGGAGGCCGCGCGGGAGCTCGAGCAGAGCCTGGCCGTGCGCGACGAGGTGACCCGGCGGCTGGCCTGGCTCGACCGCTACGACGCCACCGACTGCCACCGGCCGCACTGGGAACTGGTTCGCGCCGCCTACGCCGAGCTGCGGATCCTCGCCCAAGACGTCACCGACCCCGTGCTGCGCGGCCGCGTCGGCACGGTGTGCGAGACGCTCGCCGCCGTTGCCGGGCGGCCGGGGCGGACCGGCACCGGCCCGGCGCTGTCGGCGCGGGAGCTCGACGTGCTCGCCTGCGCCGCGCTCGGCTGGACCAACCACCAGATCGCGGAGGATCTCGGGATCACCACCGAAACCGTGAAGAGCTACCTGCGCAGCGCGATGCGCAAGCTCGTCGCCCGCAGCCGGATGGAAGCCGTGGTCACCGCTCGCCGCTTCGGTCTTCTCCCATGA